The following are from one region of the Rhizobacter sp. AJA081-3 genome:
- a CDS encoding ABC transporter ATP-binding protein, with product MPAISFQSVAKTFSGARGDVHALTDVSFDIQAGEFFGLLGPNGAGKTTLISILAGLSRATRGRVTVMGHDVVTDYAAARRSLGIVPQELVFDPFFSVREALRIQSGYFGVRHNDAWIDELLAHLGLADKADANMRQLSGGMKRRVLVAQALVHRPPVIVLDEPTAGVDVELRQTLWQFVARLNKEGHTVLLTTHYLEEAEALCGRIAMLKQGRVVALDRTSALLAGRASTMLRFKMDTPVPASLAAQSRVTGRIVQIKAHDAREVEAILATLREAGGQPEDLEIGRADLEDVFLEIMQGVPEQVAA from the coding sequence ATGCCAGCCATTTCCTTCCAGAGCGTCGCCAAGACCTTCAGCGGCGCCCGTGGCGACGTCCACGCCTTGACCGACGTCAGCTTCGACATCCAGGCCGGCGAGTTCTTCGGCCTGCTCGGCCCCAACGGCGCCGGCAAGACCACGCTGATCAGCATCCTCGCCGGCCTGAGCCGCGCCACGCGCGGCCGCGTGACGGTGATGGGCCACGACGTCGTCACCGACTACGCCGCCGCGCGCCGCAGCCTCGGCATCGTGCCGCAGGAGCTGGTGTTCGACCCCTTCTTCAGCGTGCGCGAGGCGCTGCGCATCCAGAGCGGCTACTTCGGCGTGCGCCACAACGACGCCTGGATCGACGAGTTGCTCGCGCACCTGGGCCTGGCCGACAAGGCCGACGCCAACATGCGCCAGCTCTCCGGCGGCATGAAGCGCCGCGTGCTGGTGGCGCAGGCGCTGGTGCACCGCCCGCCGGTGATCGTGCTCGACGAGCCGACCGCGGGTGTGGACGTGGAACTGCGCCAGACGCTGTGGCAGTTTGTCGCGCGGCTGAACAAGGAAGGCCACACGGTGCTGTTGACCACGCACTACCTGGAGGAGGCCGAGGCGCTGTGCGGGCGCATCGCCATGCTCAAGCAGGGCCGCGTGGTGGCGCTGGACCGCACCTCGGCGCTGCTCGCCGGCCGCGCCAGCACGATGCTGCGCTTCAAGATGGACACGCCTGTGCCCGCCTCGCTGGCGGCGCAGTCGCGCGTCACCGGGCGCATCGTGCAGATCAAGGCCCACGACGCCCGTGAAGTCGAGGCCATCCTCGCCACGCTGCGTGAGGCGGGTGGCCAGCCCGAAGACCTGGAGATCGGCCGCGCCGACCTGGAGGACGTGTTCCTCGAGATCATGCAGGGCGTGCCCGAGCAGGTGGCGGCATGA